A single genomic interval of Bactrocera tryoni isolate S06 unplaced genomic scaffold, CSIRO_BtryS06_freeze2 ctg7180000341209_QRY, whole genome shotgun sequence harbors:
- the LOC120779376 gene encoding tigger transposable element-derived protein 4-like, with translation MYIMRKMARSNLSLKEKIELINVSEENNLSVRALAESFKIGKTQAALVIKNKEEIRTKWMSGSNVESKRSFMKIDGKKVDEMCLEWFNKARSQNIPISGPIIQEKAREIARKLGINVFVVSNGWLQKWRGRHNITFKYICGESAAVDMQDVQQFLDKLPSFLIGYSPRDVYNADETGLFSELCQTQHWLLKMKYAVE, from the exons atgtacataatgcGTAAGATGGCGAGGTCAAACCTGagcttaaaagaaaaaattgaattaatcaACGTTAGTGAGGAAAACAATTTGTCTGTCCGCGCATTGGCCGAAAG CTTCAAAATTGGAAAAACGCaggctgcgctggttattaaaaataaagaagaaattcgAACAAAATGGATGTCTGGGAGCAATGTCGAATCAAAAAGGTCATTCATGAAAATCGATGgaaaaaaagttgatgaaatgtGTTTAGAGTGGTTCAATAAGGCACGAAGCCAAAACATTCCAATATCTGGACCAATAATCCAAGAAAAGGCAAGAGAAATTGCCCGAAAGCTGGGGATTAATGTTTTTGTGGTTTCTAACGGTTGGCTACAAAAATGGCGGGGCCGTCATAATATAACATTCAAATACATTTGTGGTGAAAGTGCTGCTGTTGATATGCAAGATGTGCAGCAATTTTTAGATAAACTACCATCATTTCTGATTGGTTATAGCCCTAGGGATGTCTACAATGCGGACGAGACAGGCCTTTTTTCAGAGCTTTGCCAAACACAACATTGGCTCTTAAAAATGAAGTATGCCGTGGAG